One stretch of Thermanaerosceptrum fracticalcis DNA includes these proteins:
- a CDS encoding ABC transporter ATP-binding protein: MLSLDNVSLSYQPHNGLETEALQNVNLSFVPGERWAVIGPSGCGKSSLLLLLAGLLSPTSGEIKLNNKPFQKPQPEIALILQDHGLFPWKTVLENAMLGLVLQKVPKPAARKKALGILTSLGIGEQKDKYPTQLSGGQRQRVAIARALALEPKYLLMDEPFSALDALTREQLQAMVFELWKSLGFTMILVTHSIEEAVFLGGKIAVFSPAPGKIIKILDNTTSEEPLSRNSPEFYRQCSRVRSLLEGGNKPGSC, translated from the coding sequence TTGCTGTCATTAGATAACGTATCTCTCTCTTATCAACCCCATAATGGATTGGAAACAGAGGCGCTGCAGAATGTTAACCTCTCTTTCGTTCCCGGGGAACGCTGGGCTGTGATTGGTCCTTCAGGCTGCGGGAAAAGTTCTCTCCTCCTGCTCCTGGCAGGGCTCTTATCCCCCACTTCGGGAGAAATTAAGTTAAATAATAAGCCTTTCCAAAAACCACAGCCTGAAATAGCCCTCATCTTACAAGACCATGGTCTCTTTCCCTGGAAGACTGTCCTGGAAAACGCCATGCTGGGGCTCGTCTTACAAAAAGTACCCAAACCTGCTGCCAGGAAGAAAGCATTAGGCATCCTTACCTCTTTAGGCATCGGAGAGCAAAAAGACAAATATCCCACGCAGTTATCCGGCGGTCAAAGACAGCGTGTAGCCATCGCCAGAGCCCTGGCCCTGGAGCCTAAATACCTTTTAATGGACGAGCCTTTTTCCGCCCTGGACGCCCTGACACGGGAGCAGTTGCAGGCCATGGTCTTTGAGTTATGGAAATCCCTGGGGTTCACCATGATTTTAGTCACCCACAGCATCGAAGAAGCTGTCTTCTTAGGCGGCAAAATTGCCGTCTTCTCCCCTGCTCCGGGAAAAATCATAAAAATCCTTGATAATACTACTTCAGAAGAGCCCCTGTCCCGTAATTCCCCCGAATTTTACCGGCAGTGCTCCCGGGTACGCTCCCTTTTGGAAGGGGGGAACAAGCCAGGATCATGTTAG
- a CDS encoding ABC transporter substrate-binding protein codes for MKKLIGSLLIVLLLFSILGCSKAGNNKKVSLKLGLLSIEDNLPFFVAEKEGLFAKHGIEVQLIPFNSARDRDIALEAGEIQGELADLLAAALFKKGGTPVKVVSLGLGATPQEGRFAILSSPGSGITTPQQLKGIPIAISQNTIIHYLAEEMLKEVGIAPSELNFQSIPDMKIRLDALLAGKDVKAALLPDPLATLAEKSGAVVVVDDAKLKNNLSQTVILFREDTLKKYPESVKRILQAYEEAAGKLNESPEKYKELIIEKARIPKPLENSYTIPKYSPLVLPTKAMVERVMNWMQNKGLIDKAYSYEEIVAPGYLQR; via the coding sequence ATGAAGAAGCTTATTGGTTCCCTCCTCATCGTTCTTTTACTGTTTTCCATCCTCGGCTGTAGTAAAGCTGGGAATAATAAAAAGGTCTCTCTTAAGTTAGGCCTGCTGAGTATCGAAGATAACCTTCCCTTTTTTGTAGCGGAAAAGGAAGGTTTATTTGCCAAACACGGTATAGAGGTGCAATTAATCCCCTTCAACAGTGCCAGGGATAGAGATATTGCTCTGGAGGCCGGCGAAATACAAGGTGAATTGGCTGACCTCCTGGCGGCAGCTCTCTTTAAAAAAGGCGGAACTCCCGTTAAAGTTGTGTCCCTGGGCTTAGGAGCCACGCCCCAGGAAGGCCGTTTTGCCATTCTCTCCTCTCCCGGGAGCGGTATCACCACTCCCCAGCAATTAAAAGGCATACCTATCGCTATTTCTCAAAACACCATTATCCATTACCTGGCTGAAGAAATGTTAAAAGAAGTAGGTATTGCTCCCAGTGAGCTAAACTTTCAAAGTATTCCCGACATGAAAATCCGGCTGGATGCTTTGCTGGCCGGAAAAGACGTGAAAGCTGCTCTCTTACCGGACCCCTTGGCCACCCTGGCGGAAAAATCCGGCGCTGTCGTAGTAGTAGATGATGCTAAACTAAAGAATAACCTTTCCCAAACAGTAATCCTTTTCCGTGAAGATACCCTTAAGAAATATCCCGAATCCGTAAAAAGAATCCTCCAGGCTTATGAAGAAGCGGCAGGTAAATTAAACGAGTCCCCGGAAAAATATAAAGAATTAATTATCGAAAAAGCGCGTATTCCTAAACCATTGGAAAATTCCTACACCATCCCCAAATATTCACCCCTGGTTTTACCCACCAAGGCTATGGTGGAGAGGGTGATGAACTGGATGCAAAACAAAGGATTAATTGACAAAGCCTACAGTTATGAAGAGATTGTAGCCCCCGGTTATCTGCAAAGATAA